One part of the Vicia villosa cultivar HV-30 ecotype Madison, WI linkage group LG6, Vvil1.0, whole genome shotgun sequence genome encodes these proteins:
- the LOC131612430 gene encoding UNC93-like protein 3 isoform X2, whose product MQPLKIYREEDLGTTSLGILYLSFTFFSVFASLVVRILGSKNALIIGTSGYWLYVAANLKPNWYTLVPTSLYLGFCASILWVGQGTYLTSTARSHAINNNLHEGAVIGDFNGEFWGVYALNQFIGNLITFALLSDGQEGSTKGTTLLFVVFLFVTTFGAILMCFLHKRSGNSKEGYKHSEADAGESKSLKSLCRSLTSVLSDVKMLLIIPLIAYSGLQHAFVWAEFTKYVVTPAIGVSGVGIAMAAYGAFDGICSLVAGRLTSGLTSITSIVSFGAFAQAVVLILLLLNFSISSGFLGTLYILFLAALLGIGNGVLMTQLNALLGMLFKHDMEGAFAQLKIWQSAIIAIVFFAAPYISFQSFTIIMLVVLCLSFCSFLWLALKVGNASSPSTTE is encoded by the exons ATGCAGCCGCTCAAAATTTACAGA GAGGAGGATTTGGGTACGACTTCACTTGGGATATTATATTTGTCGTTTACGTTTTTTTCTGTGTTTGCTTCTCTGGTGGTGCGGATTCTCGGGTCTAAGAATGCTTTGATTATTGGAACTTCTGGTTATTGGCTTTACGTCGCGGCGAATTTGAAGCCCAATTG GTATACACTGGTTCCGACTTCCTTGTATCTTGGGTTTTGTGCTTCTATATTATGGGTTGGACAG GGAACATATCTAACTTCCACTGCTCGCAgtcatgctataaataacaatctACATGAAGGTGCAGTGATTGGAGACTTCAACGGGGAATTCTGGGGTGTGTATGCACTTAATCAG TTTATTGGAAATCTTATTACATTTGCTCTACTCAGTGATGGGCAG GAGGGAAGTACCAAAGGCACAACTTTATTGTTTGTTGTATTCCTTTTTGTTACGACCTTTGGTGCAATACTAATGTGCTTCCTGCATAAACGGAGTGGTAATAGTAAGGAAGGATACAAGcattcagaagctgatgctggTGAATCAAAGTCCCTTAAGTCTCTATGTAGATCACTCACAAGTGTATTGTCTGATGTGAAGATGTTGTTGATCATACCCCTTATAGCATATTCAGGTCTACAGCATGCATTTGTATG GGCTGAATTTACCAAGTATGTTGTTACTCCAGCAATTGGTGTTTCCGGTGTTGGTATTGCAATGGCAGCATATGGAGCTTTTGATGGAATA TGTTCTCTGGTCGCTGGTCGTCTCACCTCTGGTCTCACATCCATTacatcaatagtttcttttggagCTTTTGCTCAGGCGGTTGTACTAATATTACTTCTGCTAAATTTCAG CATATCTAGCGGATTTCTCGGTACTTTATACATACTCTTTTTGGCTGCTTTATTGGGCATCGGCAATGGAGTTCTAATGACGCAGCTCAATGCTTTGCTAGGAATGCTATTTAAGCATGACATG GAAGGGGCTTTTGCACAGCTAAAGATATGGCAAAGCGCTATAATTGCTATCGTTTTCTTTGCGGCCCCATACATTTCATTCCAATCATTTACCATAATCATGTTGGTTGTACTATGCTTGTCATTCTGCAGTTTTCTATGGTTGGCTCTCAAGGTGGGGAATGCATCATCACCCTCCACCACTGAGTGA
- the LOC131614720 gene encoding uncharacterized protein LOC131614720, producing the protein MSLWLSNLFRLHLTTPWPILTYATTWVTLLTITVAVASISPQVTFVSTISPSSLFSQKCENDGFLRMPLDVPGEVLCFPSHLFVKSKIDLIVPPIFAALIVAASTFVVRAVGLFEGE; encoded by the coding sequence ATGTCTCTTTGGCTCTCTAACTTGTTCCGTTTACACTTGACAACACCATGGCCAATACTCACCTATGCAACCACTTGGGTAACACTCTTAACCATTACGGTGGCAGTGGCTTCAATCTCACCGCAGGTTACGTTTGTTTCAACGATTTCTCCTTCTTCTTTGTTCTCTCAGAAGTGTGAAAACGATGGGTTCCTTAGAATGCCATTGGATGTTCCCGGAGAGGTTCTATGTTTTCCTTCTCATTTGTTTGTGAAGTCTAAGATTGATTTAATTGTTCCTCCAATCTTCGCTGCTTTGATTGTAGCAGCTTCTACTTTTGTGGTCAGAGCTGTTGGCTTGTTTGAGGGAGAATGA
- the LOC131612430 gene encoding UNC93-like protein 3 isoform X1, with protein sequence MASAITHRDEETPLVITDEPSLQLQPHKSHTRDVHILSLAFLLIFLAYAAAQNLQSTLNTEEDLGTTSLGILYLSFTFFSVFASLVVRILGSKNALIIGTSGYWLYVAANLKPNWYTLVPTSLYLGFCASILWVGQGTYLTSTARSHAINNNLHEGAVIGDFNGEFWGVYALNQFIGNLITFALLSDGQEGSTKGTTLLFVVFLFVTTFGAILMCFLHKRSGNSKEGYKHSEADAGESKSLKSLCRSLTSVLSDVKMLLIIPLIAYSGLQHAFVWAEFTKYVVTPAIGVSGVGIAMAAYGAFDGICSLVAGRLTSGLTSITSIVSFGAFAQAVVLILLLLNFSISSGFLGTLYILFLAALLGIGNGVLMTQLNALLGMLFKHDMEGAFAQLKIWQSAIIAIVFFAAPYISFQSFTIIMLVVLCLSFCSFLWLALKVGNASSPSTTE encoded by the exons ATGGCTTCTGCAATCACTCACCGCGATGAAGAAACGCCACTGGTTATCACCGATGAACCATCGCTTCAACTTCAACCACACAAAAGCCACACTAGAGATGTTCATATTCTGAGCTTAGCGTTTTTATTGATCTTTCTTGCTTATGCAGCCGCTCAAAATTTACAGAGTACTCTCAATACT GAGGAGGATTTGGGTACGACTTCACTTGGGATATTATATTTGTCGTTTACGTTTTTTTCTGTGTTTGCTTCTCTGGTGGTGCGGATTCTCGGGTCTAAGAATGCTTTGATTATTGGAACTTCTGGTTATTGGCTTTACGTCGCGGCGAATTTGAAGCCCAATTG GTATACACTGGTTCCGACTTCCTTGTATCTTGGGTTTTGTGCTTCTATATTATGGGTTGGACAG GGAACATATCTAACTTCCACTGCTCGCAgtcatgctataaataacaatctACATGAAGGTGCAGTGATTGGAGACTTCAACGGGGAATTCTGGGGTGTGTATGCACTTAATCAG TTTATTGGAAATCTTATTACATTTGCTCTACTCAGTGATGGGCAG GAGGGAAGTACCAAAGGCACAACTTTATTGTTTGTTGTATTCCTTTTTGTTACGACCTTTGGTGCAATACTAATGTGCTTCCTGCATAAACGGAGTGGTAATAGTAAGGAAGGATACAAGcattcagaagctgatgctggTGAATCAAAGTCCCTTAAGTCTCTATGTAGATCACTCACAAGTGTATTGTCTGATGTGAAGATGTTGTTGATCATACCCCTTATAGCATATTCAGGTCTACAGCATGCATTTGTATG GGCTGAATTTACCAAGTATGTTGTTACTCCAGCAATTGGTGTTTCCGGTGTTGGTATTGCAATGGCAGCATATGGAGCTTTTGATGGAATA TGTTCTCTGGTCGCTGGTCGTCTCACCTCTGGTCTCACATCCATTacatcaatagtttcttttggagCTTTTGCTCAGGCGGTTGTACTAATATTACTTCTGCTAAATTTCAG CATATCTAGCGGATTTCTCGGTACTTTATACATACTCTTTTTGGCTGCTTTATTGGGCATCGGCAATGGAGTTCTAATGACGCAGCTCAATGCTTTGCTAGGAATGCTATTTAAGCATGACATG GAAGGGGCTTTTGCACAGCTAAAGATATGGCAAAGCGCTATAATTGCTATCGTTTTCTTTGCGGCCCCATACATTTCATTCCAATCATTTACCATAATCATGTTGGTTGTACTATGCTTGTCATTCTGCAGTTTTCTATGGTTGGCTCTCAAGGTGGGGAATGCATCATCACCCTCCACCACTGAGTGA